The following are encoded together in the Tripterygium wilfordii isolate XIE 37 chromosome 3, ASM1340144v1, whole genome shotgun sequence genome:
- the LOC119990447 gene encoding putative receptor protein kinase ZmPK1, producing MMLRTKICSCLLSLLFHAFLVFFSSAASSTQNYLPRGSSLSVEDESDLLTSPDKAFTCGFYGLGENAYWFSIWFTHSTDKTVVWTANRDRPVNSKGSRVSLLRDGAMVLTDVDGSLIWQTNTTSTHARRAELLDTGNLVVKDPNGKILWQSFDFPTDTLLPYQRLTKSTKLISSLRIGTFLSGYFSLFFDNDNVLKMIYDGPDISSLYWPPPYNNVYQNGRFDYNSSRVAFFDEMGTFVSSDRLEFSASDVGFGIKRRLTVDYDGNLRVYSLNNLTGLWAISWQALSQACNVHGVCGRNAICIYTPVPKCSCPPGYEVAEPGDWNKGCKAMFNQTCSPSQEKFVQLPQVDYYGFDLNYTTSTSLFDCRKLCLEDCRCVAFSYRLSGEGLCYTKGSLFNGFKSPNFPGSIYLRMPVSVETSTVFAGTNSTCPLAEAEIVMGSPDMYNIGKSMRWRYLYSFAAALGAIEILFVVAGFLLLFGRRGSPASREDGYRVMSSQFRKFGYDELKKATKNFKEELGRGGSGAVYKGSLADERVVAVKRLGGSYQGEEVFWTEVSTIGKLNHMNLVRMWGFCAEGRHRLLVYEYVENLSLDKHLFALNFLGWKERFKVALGTAKGLAYLHHECLEWIIHCDVKPENILLDGDFEAKIADFGLAKLSLRDKMKSEFSQIRGTKGYMAPEWALNLPITAKADVYSYGVVILEMVKGIRLSNWVADDLGEQETELTRFVRVVGRKIQCREDSWMDDAMDPRLMDGGCYGSKIVLQAKKMVELGILCVQEDRSKRPTMAYVAQALLECEDELCHSGLSSHQ from the coding sequence ATGATGCTGCGAACCAAGATATGTTCTTGTTTGCTTTCTTTGCTGTTTCATGCATTCCTTGTATTTTTCTCCTCTGCAGCTTCTAGTACCCAGAATTACTTGCCAAGGGGCTCCTCTCTGTCAGTTGAGGATGAATCAGATCTCCTTACATCACCTGATAAAGCTTTCACTTGCGGCTTCTATGGGCTGGGGGAAAATGCTTATTGGTTCTCTATCTGGTTCACCCACTCCACTGACAAGACCGTTGTTTGGACGGCCAACAGAGACAGACCTGTAAATAGCAAGGGTTCGAGAGTTTCTCTTCTCCGAGATGGTGCCATGGTGTTGACAGATGTTGATGGTTCCTTAATATGGCAGACCAACACCACCTCCACTCATGCAAGAAGAGCAGAGCTTTTGGATACTGGGAACCTCGTTGTCAAAGACCCAAATGGTAAAATTCTATGGCAAAGCTTTGATTTCCCCACAGATACCCTTCTTCCTTACCAACGCCTGACAAAGAGCACAAAGCTGATATCTAGTTTGAGAATTGGGACTTTTCTGTCTGGGTATTTTAGCTTGTTCTTTGATAATGATAACGTTTTGAAAATGATCTATGATGGACCTGACATTTCGAGCTTGTACTGGCCTCCTCCTTATAATAATGTGTATCAAAATGGCAGATTTGATTACAATAGTTCCAGAGTGGCTTTCTTTGATGAAATGGGTACTTTTGTATCAAGTGATCGGCTAGAATTCAGTGCTTCTGATGTGGGATTTGGGATTAAAAGAAGGCTAACAGTGGATTATGATGGGAACCTCAGAGTTTATAGCCTGAACAATTTGACAGGACTGTGGGCAATTTCATGGCAAGCTCTTAGTCAAGCCTGCAATGTGCATGGGGTATGTGGAAGAAATGCAATTTGTATATATACTCCAGTTCCCAAGTGCTCATGTCCACCTGGGTATGAGGTAGCTGAACCTGGTGACTGGAACAAAGGTTGCAAGGCTATGTTTAACCAAACCTGTTCGCCGTCCCAAGAGAAGTTTGTGCAACTTCCGCAGGTTGACTACTATGGATTTGATCTCAACTATACTACAAGCACTTCACTCTTTGATTGCAGAAAACTCTGCTTGGAGGATTGTAGATGTGTTGCATTCAGCTATAGGCTATCAGGAGAAGGACTCTGTTACACAAAAGGTTCACTTTTTAATGGCTTTAAGTCTCCAAATTTTCCAGGCAGCATATACTTAAGGATGCCAGTGAGTGTAGAAACATCCACTGTTTTTGCTGGAACCAATTCCACGTGCCCGCTAGCTGAGGCTGAAATTGTGATGGGATCCCCAGACATGTATAATATTGGCAAAAGCATGAGATGGCGTTATCTCTACTCGTTTGCTGCTGCTCTTGGTGCAATTGAAATCCTTTTTGTAGTAGCAGGCTTTTTGCTCCTTTTTGGAAGACGTGGCTCGCCTGCTTCAAGGGAAGATGGATACAGGGTCATGTCAAGTCAATTCCGGAAGTTTGGTTACGATGAGCTTAAGAAGGCAAccaagaatttcaaggaagagCTTGGAAGAGGTGGTTCCGGGGCTGTATACAAGGGTTCTCTAGCAGATGAAAGGGTGGTGGCTGTGAAGAGACTAGGAGGTTCATATCAAGGGGAGGAAGTTTTCTGGACAGAAGTGAGCACAATTGGAAAACTCAACCACATGAACCTAGTGAGAATGTGGGGATTTTGTGCAGAGGGCAGACACCGACTCTTGGTTTATGAGTATGTGGAAAATCTATCACTGGACAAGCATCTATTCGCCCTGAATTTTCTCGGATGGAAAGAGCGGTTTAAAGTTGCCTTAGGAACAGCTAAGGGTTTGGCCTATCTTCACCATGAATGTCTAGAATGGATTATACATTGTGATGTGAAACCTGAAAATATTCTCTTGGATGGTGACTTTGAAGCCAAGATTGCAGACTTTGGGTTGGCTAAGTTGTCTCTAAGAGACAAAATGAAATCTGAATTCTCTCAGATTAGAGGAACAAAAGGCTACATGGCTCCGGAATGGGCTCTTAACCTCCCTATCACCGCGAAAGCAGATGTCTATAGTTATGGAGTTGTGATTCTGGAAATGGTGAAGGGAATAAGGCTCTCAAATTGGGTGGCTGACGACCTTGGGGAACAAGAAACAGAACTGACAAGATTTGTGAGGGTAGTAGGAAGAAAAATTCAGTGCAGAGAAGACTCATGGATGGATGATGCTATGGATCCAAGACTCATGGATGGAGGATGCTATGGATCCAAGATTGTATTACAAGCGAAAAAGATGGTTGAACTCGGTATATTGTGTGTTCAGGAAGATAGAAGCAAGAGGCCAACAATGGCTTATGTAGCACAAGCTCTATTAGAATGTGAAGATGAACTCTGCCATTCTGGCCTTTCAAGCCATCAGTAG
- the LOC119986002 gene encoding PRA1 family protein A1-like: MDWGNVTAEDLIDALREVDWSSPPRPLSEFFSRFTVPRSYAKWNSRLKCNLYYYRTNYFIMIIFILGLGFLRRPLAIVAALLTALSIAFLNDSFAGTFSEKVTRTVRQFSPHLAAKMRPPLTPVIRGRPSAKRAIHICGRPRWVFVLIFSAVSFFLWYASCGLLTVSWTLAIGLLATIIHASFRTPNLKARLNTFREEFRAVWRNYSEL, encoded by the exons ATGGATTGGGGTAACGTGACCGCAGAGGATCTAATCGATGCGCTCCGTGAAGTTGACTGGTCATCGCCGCCCCGCCCTCTCTCTGAGTTCTTTTCCAGGTTTACCGTTCCTAGATCCTACGCCAAATGGAACAGCCGCCTCAAATGCAATCTATACTA TTACAGGACCAACTACTTCATTATGATCATTTTCATCCTTG GTTTGGGTTTCCTCAGGAGGCCTCTTGCTATAGTGGCTGCTCTTTTAACGGCTCTTAGCATTGCATTTCTGAATGACAG CTTTGCAGGTACTTTTAGTGAGAAGGTTACAAGAACTGTGAGGCAGTTTTCTCCACATTTAGCTGCAAAAATGAGGCCTCCTCTTAC GCCTGTCATACGTGGACGTCCATCAGCAAAAAGAGCAATTCATATATGTGGTCGTCCTCGTTGGGTGTTTGTCCTGATATTTTCGGCTG taAGTTTTTTCCTTTGGTATGCTTCCTGCGGTCTCCTTACTGTTTCGTGGACACTTGCCATTGGTCTACTTG CCACTATTATCCATGCAAGCTTTAGAACACCTAATCTGAAAGCACGTCTAAACACATTCCGGGAGGAATTTCGAGCAGTTTGGCGTAATTACAGTGAGCTGTAG
- the LOC119988225 gene encoding mitochondrial substrate carrier family protein B-like — protein MEARVGVVVEGGQRALNSAPGSVVDASTRNFLQQQKNYNKTSRTQQSQIGTVQQLLAGGIAGAFSKTCTAPFARLTILFQVQGMHEVIALSKPCIWREASRIVNEEGFRAFWKGNLVTIAHRLPYSSVNFYAYENYKRWLQQFFGLENHKGSVSADLFVHFVGGGLAGITAASATYPLDLVRTRLAAQRSTMYYTGIWHAFHTICREEGFWGLYKGLGATLLGVGPSLAISFSVYDSLRSFWQSQRPNDSTVMVSLACGGLSGIASSTATFPLDLVRRRMQLEGAGGRARVYNTGLFGTFRHVVKSEGLRGLYRGILPEYYKVVPGFGIVFMTYETLKMLLSRVPST, from the exons ATGGAAGCTAGAGTTGGCGTGGTTGTTGAGGGAGGGCAGAGAGCGCTTAATTCTGCTCCCGGCAGCGTGGTCGACGCTAGTACCAGGAATTTCTTGCAACAGCAGAAAAACTACAATAAGACGTCACGGACCCAGCAGTCCCAGATAGGAACTGTGCAGCAGCTTCTTGCTGGCGGTATTGCTGGTGCCTTTAGCAAGACCTGCACGGCTCCTTTCGCTCGCCTTACCATTCTTTTCcag gTGCAAGGTATGCATGAGGTTATCGCATTGAGTAAACCTTGCATATGGCGTGAGGCTTCACGTATTGTTAATGAGGAGGGATTCAGAGCATTTTGGAAAGGAAATCTGGTCACAATTGCTCATCGTCTCCCGTATTCTTCTGTGAACTTCTACGCATATGAAAACTACAAGCGT TGGTTGCAGCAGTTTTTTGGCCTGGAGAATCATAAGGGCAGTGTAAGTGctgacctttttgtgcactttgttGGTGGAGGGTTGGCAGGAATAACAGCCGCCTCAGCCACATATCCACTGGACCTCGTGAGGACACGCCTTGCAGCACAG aGAAGTACAATGTACTACACAGGCATTTGGCATGCATTTCATACTATTTGCAGAGAAGAAGGGTTTTGGGGCTTGTATAAAGGACTTGGAGCAACATTATTG GGTGTTGGGCCAAGTTTAGCCATTAGCTTTTCTGTGTATGATTCTCTCAGATCTTTCTGGCAGTCTCAAAG GCCCAATGATTCCACTGTCATGGTCAGTCTCGCTTGTGGTGGTCTATCAGGGATTGCATCGTCCACAG CAACATTCCCTCTGGATCTTGTGAGAAGAAGAATGCAGTTGGAAGGGGCTGGTGGCCGAGCCCGTGTCTATAATACTGGTTTATTCGGGACGTTTAGGCACGTAGTCAAGTCGGAAGGCCTGCGAGGCTTATATAGAGGCATTCTACCTGAATACTACAAGGTAGTTCCTGGTTTTGGCATTGTCTTCATGACTTACGAGACACTGAAGATGCTTTTGTCTCGTGTACCTAGCACTTGA
- the LOC119984588 gene encoding protein MIZU-KUSSEI 1 — MTKIDDLRRFILPCIFPSTAATTRSTTTSKKRLSTSLRDDLPDENEPASQEPLKPTEVPDSPNSTVATVTAHPRPSKTMVICTIFGTRKGHVWFCVQHDRLSSKPTLLLELSIPTHQFVQEMRCGLVRVALESDRPEFISRPLRSVPVWTLSYNGKRVGFAVRRRASEQNRLMLKTMQSMTVGAGVIPAGFGSSETEEIMYMRANYEHIVGSADSESFHLINPDECSGQELSVFLMRSR; from the coding sequence ATGACCAAGATCGATGACCTCCGTCGATTCATTCTCCCCTGCATCTTCCCTTCCACTGCCGCCACCACCAGGTCCACTACCACCAGCAAGAAACGTCTCAGCACCTCCCTCCGTGATGACCTCCCAGACGAGAACGAACCCGCCTCCCAAGAACCCTTGAAACCTACCGAAGTTCCCGATTCTCCAAATTCTACCGTTGCCACCGTAACGGCACATCCCCGCCCCTCCAAGACCATGGTCATCTGCACCATCTTCGGGACACGGAAGGGCCACGTATGGTTCTGCGTTCAACACGATCGTCTCTCCTCCAAACCCACTCTTCTTCTTGAACTTTCAATCCCTACTCATCAATTTGTTCAAGAAATGCGGTGCGGGCTTGTCCGGGTGGCCCTAGAATCCGACCGACCCGAATTCATTTCACGCCCTCTCCGCTCTGTCCCTGTTTGGACCCTGTCCTATAACGGAAAAAGGGTCGGGTTTGCAGTGAGGAGGAGGGCAAGCGAGCAGAACCGTCTGATGTTGAAGACCATGCAGAGCATGACGGTCGGTGCGGGTGTTATACCAGCCGGGTTCGGGTCTTCGGAAACAGAGGAGATCATGTACATGCGGGCAAATTACGAGCACATTGTGGGTAGTGCTGATTCGGAGTCGTTTCACTTGATTAACCCTGACGAGTGCTCTGGTCAAGAACTCAGCGTGTTCTTGATGAGGTCCAGGTAA
- the LOC119995722 gene encoding dynein light chain LC6, flagellar outer arm-like produces MLEGKAVVRETDMPAQMQSHVMELAYQALDVHEPSDCQSIACYLKQKFDEAYGPAWHCVVGKEFGSCVTHLLGSFIFFHVEMIEFLIFKDGNNFMESKEEAVGVMQKASQEKS; encoded by the exons ATGCTGGAGGGGAAGGCTGTGGTGCGCGAGACGGACATGCCAGCGCAGATGCAGAGCCATGTCATGGAATTAGCTTACCAGGCTCTTGATGTACATGAACcctctgattgtcaatcaatcGCTTGTTACCTCAAACag AAATTTGATGAAGCTTATGGTCCGGCATGGCACTGTGTGGTTGGCAAGGAATTCGGGTCTTGCGTTACACACTTGTTAGGAagtttcattttcttccatgtAGAGATGATTGAGTTTCTCATCTTCAAGGATGGCAACAACTTCATGGAAAGCAAAGAGGAAGCAGTGGGAGTTATGCAGAAAGCTAGCCAAGAAAAGTCATGA
- the LOC119985286 gene encoding delta-1-pyrroline-5-carboxylate synthase-like, whose translation MPSCMCRVDPARLETESVDPTRAFVKDVKRVIVKVGTAVVTRSDGRLALGRLGALCEQLKELNTQGYEIILVTSGAVGLGRQRLRYRRLVNSSLADLQNPQDDFDGKACAAVGQSSLMALYDVMFSQLDVTSSQLLVTDNEFRDKQFRQQLYEMVESLFSLRVIPIFNENDAVSSRRAPYEDSSGIFWDNDSLAGILATELQADLLFLLSDVEGLYSGPPSDPNSKLIHTYIKEKHEKEITFGDKSRLGRGGMTAKVSAAVSAAYAGIPVVITSGKGTDNIIQVLQGKRIGTLFHQDAHLWNVVKDYSAQEMAVAARECSRRLQSLDSQDRTKILLDIADALEANESLIKTENDADVVAAEEAGYEKSLVSRLTLKPGKISGLAKSIRMLAAMEEPIGRVITRMELADGLILEKTSSPLGVLLIIFESRPDALVQIVSLAIRSGNGVLLKGGKEAKRSNAILHKVITSAIPESVGDKLIGLFTSREEIPDLLKLDDVIDLVIPRGSNKLVSQIKDSTKIPVLGHADGICHVYVDKSANINMAKHIVMDAKIDYPAACNAMETLLIHENFARNGGLSELVEELQSRGVTLLTGPRASVLLNIPVASTFHQEYNSLACTIEIVDDVKAAIEHIHQHGSAHTDCIVTEDSNVAEMFLHQVDSAAVFHNASTRFCDGARFGLGAEVGISTSRIHARGPVGVEGLLTTKWILRGNGQVVDGDHGVSYTHKNLPLQ comes from the exons ATGCCGAGTTGCATGTGCCGAGTCGACCCGGCGAGACTCGAGACAGAGTCTGTGGATCCTACTCGAGCTTTTGTCAAGGATGTTAAGCGTGTCATTGtgaag GTTGGAACAGCCGTGGTCACTCGATCAGATGGACGATTAGCACTAGGCCGTCTTGGAGCTCTCTGTGAACAG CTTAAAGAACTAAATACTCAAGGATATGAAATTATTTTGGTGACTTCAGGCGCTGTTGGTCTTGGCCGCCAGAGGCTTCGATACAGGAGATTGGTCAACAGCAG TTTGGCTGATCTTCAAAATCCACAAGATGACTTTGACGGAAAGGCCTGTGCCGCTGTTGGGCAGAGCAGTCTGATGGCTCTTTATGATGTTATGTTCAGCCAG CTTGATGTGACATCATCTCAACTTCTCGTGACTGATAACGAATTTAGGGATAAACAATTCAGACAGCAACTTTATGAAATGGTCGAGTCGTTGTTTTCTCTGAGGGTTATTCCgatttttaatgaaaatgatGCAGTTAGTTCTCGCAGAGCTCCATATGAG GATTCTTCTGGTATATTCTGGGATAATGACAGTCTAGCTGGAATATTGGCTACAGAACTACAAGCTGACCTTCTTTTCTTGTTGAGTGATGTAGAGGGCCTCTATAGTGGCCCTCCTAGTGATCCCAATTCAAAGCTAATTCATACATAcatcaaagaaaaacatgaaaaagaaattaCATTCGGAGACAAGTCCAGGTTGGGAAGAGGGGGTATGACTGCTAAAGTTTCTGCAGCTGTTTCTGCAGCTTATGCTGGTATCCCTGTTGTTATTACAAG TGGTAAAGGGACAGACAACATTATACAAGTACTTCAAGGGAAACGTATCGGGACTCTCTTTCATCAAGATGCGCATCTATGGAATGTTGTTAAAGATTATAGTGCACAAGAGATGGCAGTAGCAGCACGTGAGTGCTCTAGGCGGCTTCAG AGCTTAGATTCTCAAGATAGGACTAAAATTTTGCTGGACATAGCTGATGCCCTCGAGGCAAATGAAAGCTTGATTAAGACTGAGAATGATGCTGATGTTGTGGCAGCAGAGGAAGCTGGATACGAGAAGTCTCTAGTATCTCGTTTGACCCTAAAGCCTGGAAAG ATTTCTGGCCTTGCAAAATCTATTCGCATGCTTGCAGCGATGGAAGAACCAATTGGTCGCGTTATAACGAGAATGGAG CTTGCCGATGGACTTATCTTAGAGAAAACATCATCACCTTTGGGTGTCCTCCTCATTATTTTTGAGTCACGTCCTGATGCCCTTGTTCAg ATAGTTTCTTTAGCAATCCGGAGTGGAAATGGTGTACTGCTGAAAGGAGGAAAAGAAGCAAAGAGATCTAATGCAATCTTGCACAAG GTCATCACTTCAGCAATTCCAGAGAGTGTTGGTGACAAACTTATTGGACTATTTACTTCAAGAGAAGAGATTCCTGACTTGCTCAAG CTTGATGATGTCATAGATCTTGTGATTCCGAGAGGTAGCAATAAGCTTGTTTCTCAAATCAAGGATTCAACAAAAATTCCTGTGCTGGGTCATGCTG ATGGAATTTGTCATGTTTATGTTGATAAATCAGCTAATATAAATATGGCAAAGCACATTGTTATGGATGCAAAGATAGATTATCCCGCTGCTTGCAATGCTATG GAAACACTTCTGATACATGAGAATTTCGCTCGTAATGGTGGGCTCAGTGAGCTTGTTGAAGAACTCCAAAGTAGAG GTGTTACCCTACTCACTGGACCAAGAGCAAGTGTTTTGTTAAATATTCCTGTGGCAAGTACATTCCATCAAGAGTACAATTCACTTGCTTGTACAATTGAAATCGTGGATGATGTAAAAGCTGCAATTGAACATATACATCAACATGGGAG TGCTCATACTGACTGCATTGTCACAGAAGATAGTAATGTCGCTGAAATGTTTCTACATCAAGTTGACAG TGCTGCAGTATTCCATAATGCAAGTACACGGTTCTGTGATGGAGCAAGATTTGGACTTGGTGCAGAG GTAGGGATTAGCACAAGCAGGATTCATGCTCGAGGTCCAGTGGGTGTTGAAGGATTGTTGACAACAAAATG
- the LOC119990453 gene encoding protein RETICULATA, chloroplastic: MTMAPAFRSSFRSSLQSSVVLRRIGSENYVFGYVRFTDLVKEVTLPVLGRSSGRGRVVMRNKRMSVLMSMSKSQAEPQSGIGASILSKEGGDGVAAEKEISVLESGSELETDSHGNGGDNGNFKNGGGSGGGSGGGDGKGDDQEAEEFGPILKYEEVMKEAEARGVKLPSDMLEAAKSTGIRQLLLLRYLDLQRSSWGLGFAMRSCAMLRNRMLADPAFLFKIGTEIVIDSCCATFAEVQKRGKDFWAEFELYVADLLVGVVVNIALVGMLAPYARIGQPTVSKGFLGRLQHAYGALPSSVFEAERPGCRYSVNQRIATYFYKGILYGSVGFACGIIGQGIANMIMTAKRSIRKSDEDIPVPPLVKSAALWGVFLAVSSNTRYQVVNGLERVVEASPLAKRLPPVAMAFTVGVRFANNIYGGMQFVDWARWSGVQ; encoded by the exons ATGACAATGGCACCGGCTTTTAGGTCAAGTTTCAGATCGAGCTTGCAAAGCAGTGTTGTTTTGAGAAGGATAGGGAGCGAAAATTATGTGTTTGGGTACGTGAGATTCACAGATTTAGTGAAAGAAGTGACTCTACCAGTTTTGGGTAGAAGCAGCGGTCGTGGACGCGTTGTAATGAGGAACAAACGCATGTCCGTGTTAATGAGTATGTCCAAGTCTCAAGCCGAGCCGCAATCTGGTATAGGCGCTAGTATTTTATCAAAAGAGGGGGGTGACGGTGTAGCAGCTGAGAAGGAGATAAGCGTTTTAGAGAGTGGAAGTGAGTTGGAGACCGACAGCCATGGAAATGGTGGTGACAACGGGAACTTCAAAAATGGTGGAGGTAGCGGCGGTGGCAGTGGAGGAGGGGACGGTAAAGGGGACGATCAAGAGGCAGAGGAGTTTGGGCCAATTTTGAAATATGAAGAGGTGATGAAGGAGGCAGAGGCAAGAGGTGTAAAGCTTCCATCGGATATGTTGGAGGCCGCAAAAAGCACGGGCATTCGCCAATTGCTTCTTCTTAGGTACTTGGACTTGCAG CGTTCAAGCTGGGGCTTGGGTTTTGCCATGAGGTCTTGTGCTATGCTTCGGAATCGAATGTTGGCTGATCCTGCCTTTCTATTCAAAATTGGAACAGAG ATAGTGATTGACTCATGTTGTGCTACCTTTGCGGAAGTCCAGAAGAGGGGCAAAGACTTCTGGGCCGAATTTGAGTTGTATGTTGCCGATCTTTTGGTTGGGGTTGTGGTCAATATAGCTTTAGTTGGTATGTTGGCACCCTATGCTCGTATTGGCCAACCAACCGTATCTAAAGGATTCCTGGGACGCTTACAACATGCATATGGAGCTCTTCCTAGCAG TGTGTTTGAAGCTGAAAGGCCAGGATGTAGATATTCCGTAAATCAGAGAATAGCCACTTACTTTTACAAG GGTATCCTTTATGGATCAGTTGGGTTTGCATGTGGTATAATTGGCCAAGGCATTGCAAATATGATCATGACTGCGAAGAG GAGCATAAGGAAATCAGATGAAGACATACCTGTGCCACCTCTTGTGAAGAGTGCTGCTCTTTGGG GTGTTTTTCTTGCTGTATCTTCCAATACCCGATATCAAGTTGTCAATGGACTTGAACGTGTGGTAGAAGCTTCCCCTTTAGCAAAGCGATTACCCCCTGTTGCTATGGCATTCACAGTTGGCGTGCGATTTGCCAACAATATTTATGGTGGAATGCAGTTTGTGGACTGGGCTAGATGGAGTGGTGTACAATAA